CGAACAGGAACAAGCTCGTGGTATTACCATCGATGCAGCTAACGTATCTATGGTACACGACTACAAAGACAGTGAATACTTAATCAACTTAATTGATACTCCTGGTCACGTTGACTTCGGTGGGGACGTAACCCGTGCAATGAGAGCTGTAGACGGTGCAGTAGTTGTTGTTTGTGCTGTAGAAGGTATCATGCCACAGACTGAAACTGTATTCAGACAAGCTTTAAAAGAAAACGTAAAACCAGTTTTATTCATCAACAAAGTTGACAGATTAATCAACGAGTTAAAATTAGAACCTGAAGAGTTACAAAACAGATTCTTAAAAATCTTCATGGAAGCTAACAAATTAATCAGAAACATGGCTCCTGAAGATAAAAAAGAAGAATGGAAACTCGACTTCACTGATGGTAGTGTAGCTTTCGGTTCAGCATACCACAACTGGGCTATCAACGTTCCAACCATGCAGGAAACCGGAATCAACTTTAAAGACATCATTGATTATTGTAATGCTGACAATGAAAAAGAATTAGCTCAAAAAGTACCTTTATCTGATGTATTATTAGGTATGGTAGTAGAACACTTACCTTCTCCTAAAGAAGCTCAGGTTTACAGAGTACCTAACATCTGGGACGGAGACATTGAATCTCCTGCTGGTGAAGGTATGGTTACAACTTCCGCTGACGGACCTTTAGCAGTAATGGTTACCAACGTATCTGTAGATAAACACGCTGGTGAAATCGCTACTGGTAGGGTTTACGGTGGATCAATTGAAAAAGGTACAGAAGTATATCTTGTAGGTTCTCACGGTAAATCCAGAGTACAGCAAGTAGGTGTATACTTCGGTCCTGAAAGAGTTAACACCGACAAAGTACCTGCAGGTAACATTGTATATGTTGCTGGTGCAAAAGGTGCTATCGCTGGTGAAACCTTATGTTCTCCTGAAGACAAAATCAAAGAGTTCGAAGGATTAGAACACATTTCAGAACCTGTAGTTACTGTAGCTGTAGAAGCTAAAAATACCAAAGACTTACCAAAATTAATTGAAGTATTAAGACAGACTGGTAAAGAAGACCCTACCGTTAAAATCGATATTAACGAAGAAACCGGTGAACACTTAGTTTCCGGTATGGGTGAGCTTCACTTGGAAGTTATCGGTTACAGAATCAAAGACAAAGGTGTAGACATCACTACTTCCGAACCTATCGTTGTGTACAGAGAAACCGTAAGAAAACTCTCTCCACAAGTTGAAGGTAAATCCCCTAACAAACATAACAGATTCTACATTACTGTTGAACCTATTGAACCAGAACTCTACAATGCAATCCAAGAAGGAGACATTAAAGAAGGTAGAGTAAAAGGTAAAGAATCTGCAAATGACTTTAT
The nucleotide sequence above comes from uncultured Methanobrevibacter sp.. Encoded proteins:
- a CDS encoding elongation factor EF-2, with the translated sequence MSRRDKMIAKIKELMYEPEQIRNIGICAHIDHGKTTLSDNLLAGAGMISDELAGDQRFLDFDEQEQARGITIDAANVSMVHDYKDSEYLINLIDTPGHVDFGGDVTRAMRAVDGAVVVVCAVEGIMPQTETVFRQALKENVKPVLFINKVDRLINELKLEPEELQNRFLKIFMEANKLIRNMAPEDKKEEWKLDFTDGSVAFGSAYHNWAINVPTMQETGINFKDIIDYCNADNEKELAQKVPLSDVLLGMVVEHLPSPKEAQVYRVPNIWDGDIESPAGEGMVTTSADGPLAVMVTNVSVDKHAGEIATGRVYGGSIEKGTEVYLVGSHGKSRVQQVGVYFGPERVNTDKVPAGNIVYVAGAKGAIAGETLCSPEDKIKEFEGLEHISEPVVTVAVEAKNTKDLPKLIEVLRQTGKEDPTVKIDINEETGEHLVSGMGELHLEVIGYRIKDKGVDITTSEPIVVYRETVRKLSPQVEGKSPNKHNRFYITVEPIEPELYNAIQEGDIKEGRVKGKESANDFMEAGLDKEEARRVWAVHNRSIFLNMTRGIQYLDEVKELLLEGFESTLESGPLGEEISMGLKFKLHDAKLHEDAVHRGPAQVLPAIRNAILGSMMLAEPSLLEPMQKVVIDTPNDYMGACTREIQNRRGQIVNMGQEGDMARIESKVPVAEMFGFAGDIRSAAEGRCLWSTEIAGFEPLPREMQNQIVREIRQRKGLSEEPFPASHYLGDL